The following coding sequences lie in one Klebsiella huaxiensis genomic window:
- a CDS encoding ABC transporter ATP-binding protein: MIEFDGVNKAFAGQPAVKNLHLHLREGAFSVLIGTSGSGKSTTLKMINRLVEHDSGTIRFAGQDIRQQPVLELRRRMGYAIQSIGLFPHWTVAQNIATVPQLQKWSRQKTQARVDELMALLGLEPLLRERYPHQLSGGQQQRVGVARALAANPEVLLMDEPFGALDPVTREALQQEMIRIHRLLGRTIVLVTHDIDEALRLADHLVLMDGGEVVQQGEPLQMLLEPKNAFVQTFFGRSELGVRLLALRGVGDYLRRDERLAGDALNVTMTLREALSQFVAHRREVLPVVDEQGQACGTLHFADLLREEVRRESSA, from the coding sequence GTGATTGAGTTCGACGGCGTCAACAAAGCCTTTGCCGGACAGCCTGCGGTAAAAAACCTTCATCTACATCTGCGCGAAGGGGCATTTTCGGTGCTGATTGGCACTTCCGGCTCGGGCAAATCGACCACCCTGAAGATGATAAATCGGCTGGTGGAACACGATAGCGGCACGATTCGTTTCGCTGGGCAGGACATCCGCCAGCAGCCGGTTCTCGAACTGCGCCGCCGAATGGGCTACGCCATCCAGTCCATTGGTCTGTTCCCCCACTGGACGGTAGCGCAGAATATTGCCACCGTTCCGCAGTTGCAAAAGTGGTCCCGGCAGAAAACACAGGCGAGGGTTGATGAGCTGATGGCGCTGCTGGGGCTGGAGCCGCTGCTACGTGAGCGCTATCCACACCAGCTTTCCGGGGGGCAGCAGCAGCGGGTTGGCGTGGCGCGCGCCCTGGCGGCCAATCCGGAAGTTTTGCTGATGGATGAACCTTTTGGCGCGCTCGACCCGGTGACGCGCGAAGCGCTACAGCAGGAGATGATTCGCATTCACCGCCTGCTGGGGCGAACGATTGTGCTGGTGACCCACGATATCGATGAGGCTCTGCGCCTGGCGGATCATCTGGTGCTGATGGACGGCGGCGAAGTGGTACAGCAGGGCGAACCTTTGCAGATGCTGCTTGAGCCGAAAAATGCGTTTGTACAGACCTTCTTTGGCCGCAGCGAACTGGGCGTGCGCCTGTTGGCGCTGCGCGGCGTTGGCGATTATCTGCGCCGCGATGAGCGCCTGGCGGGGGATGCGTTGAATGTGACAATGACCCTGCGTGAGGCGCTGTCTCAGTTTGTTGCTCATCGCCGTGAGGTGCTGCCGGTGGTTGATGAACAAGGCCAGGCCTGCGGGACGCTGCATTTTGCCGACCTGCTGCGCGAGGAGGTCCGGCGTGAAAGTTCTGCGTGA
- a CDS encoding ABC transporter permease, with protein MKVLRDPLLWLTGMFIALLLVLPHSAPLFSTLFPELPRPVYQQESFVSLTLAHFWLVALSSLAATVVGVGAGIAVTRPAGQEFRPLVETIAAMGQTFPPVAVLAIAVPVMGFGWQPALIALALYGILPVLQGTLAGLGAVPSGVLTIAQGMGMSGWQRLIKVELPLAAPVMLAGIRTSTIVNIGTATIASTVGANTLGTPIVIGLSGFNTAYVIQGALLVALAAIIVDRGFERLNRLISRHRREQ; from the coding sequence GTGAAAGTTCTGCGTGATCCGTTGCTGTGGCTAACGGGAATGTTTATCGCGCTGCTGCTGGTGTTGCCCCACAGCGCGCCGCTGTTCAGCACGCTGTTTCCCGAGCTGCCGCGTCCGGTTTATCAGCAGGAGAGTTTTGTTTCTCTCACCCTGGCGCACTTTTGGCTGGTGGCGCTCTCCAGCCTGGCGGCGACTGTCGTAGGTGTCGGGGCCGGGATTGCGGTGACGCGTCCTGCGGGGCAGGAGTTTCGCCCGTTGGTGGAGACGATTGCTGCAATGGGGCAAACATTTCCGCCGGTGGCGGTGTTGGCGATTGCGGTGCCGGTGATGGGATTCGGTTGGCAGCCTGCGCTGATTGCGCTGGCGCTATACGGCATATTGCCGGTTTTGCAGGGGACGCTGGCCGGGCTCGGGGCAGTGCCGTCCGGGGTGTTAACTATCGCCCAGGGGATGGGGATGAGCGGCTGGCAGAGGCTGATAAAAGTGGAGCTGCCGCTGGCGGCGCCGGTGATGCTGGCCGGTATTCGTACGTCGACTATTGTCAATATTGGTACGGCGACCATCGCCTCAACGGTGGGCGCGAATACTCTCGGCACGCCGATTGTTATTGGCCTGAGTGGGTTTAATACTGCTTATGTCATTCAGGGGGCGCTGCTGGTGGCGCTGGCGGCGATTATCGTCGACCGCGGATTTGAACGGCTGAACCGGCTAATCAGCCGACACCGCCGCGAACAATAA
- a CDS encoding protein YohO yields the protein MKPAKIAVITLFLFMAISGIGGVMLAGYSFIVRGGVG from the coding sequence ATGAAGCCAGCGAAAATTGCGGTTATCACCCTATTCTTATTTATGGCCATTAGCGGCATCGGCGGCGTGATGCTGGCCGGTTATTCATTTATTGTTCGCGGCGGTGTCGGCTGA